The following are encoded in a window of bacterium SCSIO 12643 genomic DNA:
- a CDS encoding GNAT family N-acetyltransferase, producing the protein MEIKLAQNADFDQIWNIYIACRNDMLAQNIQQWNENYPTQDLIRTSIEKRRVYALFDGAQIIGAIMLDEQQDEQYVNIGWTYKEDMPMVIHRLVVLPEYQKNGYAQKLMDFAEAHAKESGYPSIRLDAYSQNQRIQNFYKRRGYQTRGEVFFQGKTDPFICFELDLLGR; encoded by the coding sequence ATGGAAATCAAATTAGCCCAAAATGCTGACTTCGATCAAATCTGGAATATCTATATAGCTTGTAGAAATGATATGCTGGCCCAGAACATTCAGCAATGGAATGAGAATTACCCCACGCAGGATCTGATTCGTACATCCATTGAAAAAAGAAGAGTGTATGCCTTGTTTGATGGAGCTCAAATTATTGGTGCGATAATGTTGGACGAACAACAAGACGAACAATATGTAAATATTGGGTGGACCTATAAAGAAGATATGCCAATGGTGATTCATCGTTTAGTGGTATTACCCGAATATCAAAAAAATGGTTATGCGCAGAAGTTGATGGATTTTGCCGAAGCTCATGCGAAAGAGTCGGGGTATCCATCTATCAGATTAGACGCATATAGCCAAAATCAGCGTATTCAAAACTTTTACAAAAGAAGAGGATATCAAACACGAGGGGAGGTGTTTTTTCAAGGTAAGACAGACCCATTTATTTGTTTTGAACTGGATTTGTTAGGAAGATAA
- the ccsA gene encoding cytochrome c biogenesis protein CcsA — MMKQLMGFLSSNKISLIILLIFGTACGYGTFLENDYGTPAVRAVVYDAWWFELIMGLLAVNFLLNIQKYRLYRREKWSLLFFHLGFVVVLIGAFVSRYTGFEGVVSIREGHATETMRSNKSYLTLKVDEEELVKGLEPTVLTPPKFEYTLNDVTVSSVDYIPFAEKDIVAGADYLLTVVMADQGQRATYVMKRGQVIDSPYGMIGFNANDPVDVQLRLEGDQMFIQSNVPAEVLEMATQTSGSFAADTLVPLKFASLYRAGAMSFVVKSAHPDSKIGYTSSEDKKLQRTLSDKVILNVSSEGEHKEIALDYRPTETSKSSEFKLNGKQVSVAIGPEIIPLGFSLYLKDFELIRYPGSTSPSSYSSYLDVIDGSEKFPYTIYMNNVLDHGGFRFFQASYDTDEKGTVLSVNHDWWGTQVTYLGYFLLTLGMIWSLFAKDSRFQFLSRSLAKVKKQRMTTLILLLFSLTVVGQNSGEFEKVSGVFPKEVGQAFGGLLLQDMDGRIKPVNTLASELTRKLTGKTTFNLQYDSVKTKLDVNQLFLAIHAKPQFWTFAPVIKIDQEKGRLIQEKLGSTSEFLALKDFFNAEGQYKLQDMVDEAYNTKPDQRSAHMEEVIKVDERFNILYQALTDSYMKMFPKPDDLNHGWFTDKSVLLGVGQEDSVFIRNILPMVFNASDSARMTGDLSKVHEYIGYIKKYQEHYAEDIIPSQNQIKAELWYNKMRLFFHLFYSYALVGLILLIIAITLLFKPRLILFKIQKGLVYFTAFLFVVQTANMIIRWYAGGYPPWSNGYEMTILVSWATILFGILFHKKTDFILPLATLFTGTLLFVAFLDWLNPEITNLVPVLKSYWLKIHVAIIVGSYAPLALSALLGFTSLWMMILVRKQNDAVKNALKEITLLNEMAMTIGIYMLTIGTFLGGVWANESWGRYWGWDPKETWALISILAYAIVLHLRLIPVIKPFKYWFSAASVVAFFSIIMTSFGVNYYLSGLHSYAQGDPLPIPSWVYILVSVVGVSVLLAYFAIKRKQK; from the coding sequence ATGATGAAGCAGTTGATGGGTTTTCTGAGTTCCAATAAAATATCCCTGATCATATTATTGATATTTGGAACTGCTTGTGGATACGGCACATTTTTAGAAAATGATTACGGAACGCCTGCGGTGAGAGCAGTTGTATATGATGCCTGGTGGTTTGAATTGATCATGGGGTTATTGGCGGTAAATTTTCTTCTAAACATTCAGAAATACAGATTGTATCGAAGAGAGAAATGGTCTTTGCTATTTTTTCATTTGGGATTTGTGGTGGTGCTCATTGGTGCATTCGTAAGTCGATATACCGGATTTGAAGGAGTGGTGAGTATCCGGGAGGGACATGCGACCGAAACTATGCGGAGCAATAAAAGCTATCTGACACTAAAAGTAGATGAAGAAGAGTTAGTGAAAGGATTAGAACCAACCGTATTAACCCCTCCAAAATTTGAATATACACTAAACGATGTTACAGTATCAAGCGTAGATTATATTCCATTTGCAGAAAAAGACATTGTAGCCGGAGCTGATTATTTATTGACCGTGGTGATGGCCGATCAGGGGCAGCGAGCAACATATGTGATGAAAAGGGGGCAGGTCATAGATTCACCTTATGGAATGATTGGCTTTAATGCCAATGATCCGGTAGATGTACAATTACGATTGGAAGGAGACCAAATGTTTATTCAATCTAATGTACCTGCCGAAGTTTTAGAAATGGCGACACAAACTTCTGGCAGTTTTGCTGCAGATACTTTAGTCCCTTTGAAATTTGCCTCATTATACAGAGCTGGAGCTATGAGTTTTGTGGTAAAGAGCGCACACCCGGATTCCAAAATTGGTTATACTTCTTCAGAGGATAAGAAATTACAAAGAACCCTTTCTGATAAAGTTATTTTAAATGTAAGCAGTGAAGGAGAACATAAAGAAATTGCGTTGGATTACCGACCTACAGAAACATCGAAATCAAGTGAATTCAAACTCAACGGAAAGCAGGTGAGTGTGGCTATTGGACCTGAAATTATTCCTCTGGGATTCTCATTGTACTTAAAAGATTTTGAATTGATCCGTTATCCTGGAAGTACCAGTCCGTCCTCATACTCCAGTTATTTAGATGTAATCGATGGATCAGAGAAATTTCCATATACCATTTACATGAATAATGTATTGGATCACGGAGGATTCCGTTTTTTTCAGGCATCATATGATACGGATGAAAAAGGAACGGTATTGAGCGTAAATCATGACTGGTGGGGAACACAAGTGACCTATTTGGGATATTTTTTATTGACACTAGGGATGATCTGGAGTTTGTTTGCCAAAGACAGTCGTTTCCAGTTTTTAAGTCGTTCATTGGCTAAAGTGAAAAAGCAACGAATGACCACATTGATTTTGTTATTGTTTTCGCTGACTGTAGTTGGACAAAACTCTGGTGAGTTTGAAAAGGTATCCGGAGTATTTCCAAAAGAAGTGGGACAAGCTTTTGGTGGATTGTTATTGCAAGACATGGACGGTCGAATCAAGCCGGTCAATACATTGGCATCCGAACTAACCCGTAAACTAACCGGAAAAACGACATTCAATTTGCAGTATGATTCGGTGAAAACCAAACTGGACGTCAATCAGTTGTTTTTGGCCATTCATGCGAAACCTCAATTTTGGACCTTTGCACCAGTGATTAAGATTGATCAGGAGAAGGGGCGTTTGATTCAAGAGAAATTGGGAAGTACTTCGGAGTTTTTGGCGCTTAAAGACTTCTTTAATGCGGAAGGGCAATACAAACTTCAGGATATGGTGGATGAAGCGTATAATACCAAGCCCGATCAGCGCTCAGCCCATATGGAAGAAGTGATTAAGGTAGATGAGCGTTTCAATATCTTGTATCAGGCCTTAACTGATTCATACATGAAGATGTTCCCGAAACCTGATGATTTGAATCACGGATGGTTTACAGATAAATCTGTTTTATTGGGTGTAGGACAGGAGGATTCTGTTTTTATTCGGAATATCCTACCAATGGTTTTTAATGCGAGTGATTCTGCGAGAATGACGGGAGATTTATCCAAAGTACACGAATACATTGGTTACATCAAAAAGTACCAGGAGCATTACGCAGAAGACATTATTCCATCTCAAAATCAAATCAAAGCAGAATTATGGTACAATAAAATGCGCCTGTTTTTCCATTTGTTCTACAGTTATGCACTCGTAGGACTCATTCTATTAATCATAGCCATCACATTACTTTTCAAACCACGTTTGATACTATTTAAAATTCAAAAAGGACTGGTGTATTTTACAGCTTTCTTATTTGTAGTCCAAACTGCCAATATGATTATCCGTTGGTATGCGGGTGGATATCCGCCATGGAGTAATGGATATGAAATGACGATTCTGGTATCCTGGGCGACCATCTTATTTGGAATCTTATTCCATAAAAAGACCGATTTTATACTACCGTTGGCTACATTGTTTACGGGGACACTATTGTTTGTTGCGTTTTTAGATTGGCTCAATCCGGAAATTACCAATCTGGTACCGGTATTGAAATCTTATTGGTTAAAAATTCACGTAGCCATTATAGTGGGGAGTTATGCACCATTGGCATTATCTGCATTATTAGGTTTCACTTCTTTATGGATGATGATTTTGGTAAGAAAGCAAAATGATGCCGTAAAGAATGCCTTAAAAGAAATCACGCTATTGAATGAAATGGCCATGACGATAGGGATTTATATGCTGACCATCGGAACGTTTTTAGGAGGTGTATGGGCCAATGAAAGTTGGGGACGTTATTGGGGGTGGGATCCGAAAGAAACTTGGGCATTAATCTCTATTTTGGCTTATGCGATTGTATTGCATTTACGTTTGATCCCGGTGATCAAACCATTTAAATACTGGTTTAGTGCAGCGAGCGTGGTAGCGTTCTTTAGCATTATCATGACTTCATTTGGAGTAAACTATTATTTATCCGGGTTACACTCATATGCGCAAGGAGATCCGTTACCGATTCCATCTTGGGTATATATTTTGGTGAGCGTGGTTGGAGTCTCTGTTTTACTGGCTTATTTCGCGATAAAACGAAAACAGAAATAG
- the nrfA gene encoding ammonia-forming cytochrome c nitrite reductase, with translation MKARNWTLLVVTIVVVFLLGLLASNITNRKAEARFAYMPKIEIDENESDNAVWGEYFPREYQSFMQTLDTTFKSYNSKDGYKDMLEESPRLVVLWAGYGFAKDYNAPIGHGYAITDIHNTLRTGGPTGPGTGPMPSTCWTCKSPDVPRLMNELGIEEFYKGKWADKGPEVTNPIGCADCHDSKNMSLRISRPALVEGFEAMGKDISEASHQEMRSLVCAQCHVEYYFDKKIPGKEGVPYLTFPWKKGMGVEEMEAYYDNIEFADWTHTISKAPMLKAQHPGYEMFTQSVHAKRGVSCSDCHMPYKTEGGQKFTDHHIQSPLANPANSCQVCHRQETKALVGDVYERQAKNKEQAIELEKLLVRAHVEAGKAWELGATEEQMKPILMDIRHAQWRWDYAVASHGASFHAPLEVSRIMTSGTRIAQEARLKLARLLSSLGLNEPVPYPNIETKALAQEYIGLDMEKLEAEKEQFKKDVLPTWMKESAE, from the coding sequence ATGAAAGCTAGAAATTGGACACTCCTGGTGGTGACTATTGTAGTTGTATTTTTATTAGGATTATTAGCTAGTAATATTACCAACCGGAAAGCAGAGGCACGTTTTGCATACATGCCTAAGATTGAGATTGATGAAAATGAATCTGATAATGCCGTTTGGGGGGAATATTTCCCAAGAGAGTATCAGTCATTCATGCAAACCCTGGATACTACGTTCAAAAGCTATAATAGCAAAGACGGGTATAAGGATATGCTAGAAGAGTCTCCAAGATTAGTTGTACTATGGGCAGGTTATGGTTTTGCGAAAGACTATAATGCACCAATTGGTCACGGATATGCAATTACCGATATCCATAATACATTGAGAACAGGAGGGCCAACAGGTCCTGGAACTGGTCCAATGCCAAGTACTTGTTGGACTTGTAAAAGTCCGGATGTGCCACGTTTGATGAACGAATTGGGTATTGAGGAGTTTTACAAAGGAAAATGGGCAGACAAAGGTCCTGAAGTAACCAATCCTATTGGATGCGCGGATTGTCACGATTCTAAAAACATGAGTTTACGTATTTCTCGTCCTGCATTAGTTGAAGGATTCGAAGCTATGGGAAAAGATATCTCTGAAGCTTCTCACCAGGAGATGCGTTCATTAGTATGTGCACAGTGTCACGTAGAGTATTATTTTGATAAGAAAATTCCTGGTAAAGAAGGCGTACCATATTTAACATTCCCTTGGAAAAAAGGTATGGGCGTTGAAGAAATGGAAGCTTATTATGACAATATCGAGTTTGCAGATTGGACGCATACCATTAGTAAAGCTCCTATGTTAAAAGCACAACACCCGGGTTACGAAATGTTTACTCAGAGTGTGCATGCTAAACGTGGTGTTTCTTGTTCTGATTGTCATATGCCATATAAAACTGAAGGTGGACAGAAATTCACAGATCACCATATTCAGTCTCCATTGGCTAATCCGGCAAATTCTTGTCAGGTATGTCACCGTCAGGAAACTAAAGCTTTAGTAGGCGATGTTTATGAAAGACAAGCTAAGAACAAAGAGCAAGCGATTGAGTTAGAAAAATTGCTGGTACGTGCACACGTTGAAGCAGGTAAAGCCTGGGAATTAGGTGCCACTGAAGAACAAATGAAACCGATTTTAATGGATATTCGTCACGCACAATGGCGTTGGGATTATGCGGTGGCTTCTCACGGAGCTTCTTTCCACGCACCATTAGAAGTAAGTAGAATTATGACTTCCGGAACCAGAATCGCTCAAGAAGCACGTTTGAAATTAGCACGTTTATTAAGTAGCTTAGGATTAAACGAACCAGTACCTTATCCAAATATTGAGACAAAAGCATTAGCTCAAGAATACATTGGATTGGATATGGAAAAATTAGAAGCGGAAAAAGAACAATTCAAAAAGGATGTACTTCCTACATGGATGAAAGAATCTGCAGAGTAG
- the nrfH gene encoding cytochrome c nitrite reductase small subunit — protein sequence MRFISNLKPPKKWQTWVIILSGSVIGLGLFILQESKAISYLSDDPKTCINCHVMTPEYITWDHSSHGKVTNCNDCHVPHDNVFRKYAFKAKDGLYHATIFTLHAEPEVIVMHEAGQEVVKANCIRCHSDQVTDAKASAWIEGHDASRTDRQCWECHREVPHGRVKSLSSVGYQVEPLSEEENKESIVPQWMKEQIDQNNTKK from the coding sequence ATGCGCTTTATTTCTAATTTAAAACCGCCAAAGAAATGGCAAACCTGGGTGATCATACTTTCGGGTTCCGTCATCGGTTTAGGTTTGTTTATCTTACAGGAATCTAAAGCCATTTCTTATTTATCTGATGATCCGAAAACTTGTATTAACTGTCACGTAATGACACCTGAATACATTACCTGGGATCATAGCTCACACGGAAAAGTGACGAATTGTAATGATTGTCATGTTCCCCATGATAATGTGTTCAGAAAGTATGCCTTTAAAGCAAAAGACGGGTTATATCACGCTACTATTTTTACGTTACATGCAGAACCGGAAGTTATCGTCATGCATGAAGCAGGACAGGAAGTAGTAAAGGCCAATTGTATCCGTTGTCACAGCGACCAGGTTACAGATGCTAAGGCATCCGCCTGGATAGAAGGACATGATGCGAGTAGAACAGATAGACAATGTTGGGAATGTCATCGTGAAGTTCCTCACGGACGTGTAAAAAGCTTGTCATCTGTGGGTTATCAAGTAGAACCATTATCAGAAGAAGAGAATAAAGAGTCCATTGTACCACAGTGGATGAAAGAACAAATCGACCAAAACAACACTAAAAAGTAG
- a CDS encoding alginate export family protein, giving the protein MAADSAGDSNPKDTGVVTIGAQIRPRFEYRHGFKKPFSDTLKAAGFVEQRSRIWFDYKNSKFHIHLNLQDVRMWGSTSQIYKADPSMFNAYEAYGEYYMNKNWAFKVGRQAIDYDNARFFGNLDWAAQGRSHDAFVIKYQDATKKLKVHGGFAFNQFQNEPKYLSFSQYQLNNYKMMGYVWAHKDWDKLSASLLFNNDGREKIADSSVVSSQTIGLIPTYKGDKWKIGAEMYYQMGKNVADQDISAYFVALNFTYKTDLTPITIGVDYASGTAHDADAKNNNSWNPLYGTNHKFYGFMDYFYVGNAHGQNGRNTGLIDIYGKANFKLGKTNKHSLLTFVHYFMSPVELLDLTDPAGTRTVDSGLGTEIDLVYKVVLTKGVSANVGYSQMFATDSMKQIKNMADPVNGLAKTGTNNWMWLQINFATDLLSIKK; this is encoded by the coding sequence ATGGCGGCAGATTCTGCCGGAGATTCAAATCCTAAAGATACAGGAGTAGTTACAATCGGAGCTCAAATCAGACCGAGATTCGAATACCGTCACGGTTTCAAAAAACCATTCTCAGATACTTTAAAAGCGGCTGGATTCGTAGAGCAACGTTCTAGAATCTGGTTCGATTATAAAAATTCTAAATTTCATATTCATTTAAATCTGCAAGACGTGCGTATGTGGGGTAGCACAAGTCAGATTTATAAGGCGGATCCTTCTATGTTCAATGCATATGAAGCATATGGGGAGTATTATATGAATAAAAACTGGGCATTTAAAGTAGGACGTCAGGCGATTGACTATGATAATGCACGTTTCTTTGGTAATTTAGATTGGGCTGCACAAGGACGTAGCCATGATGCATTTGTGATCAAGTATCAAGATGCTACTAAAAAATTAAAAGTTCATGGTGGATTCGCGTTTAACCAGTTCCAAAATGAACCAAAGTACTTGTCGTTCAGTCAATACCAGCTAAATAATTATAAAATGATGGGGTATGTTTGGGCGCATAAAGACTGGGATAAGTTATCTGCTTCCTTGTTATTCAACAATGACGGAAGAGAAAAAATCGCTGATTCTTCTGTGGTAAGTAGCCAAACTATTGGTTTAATTCCTACATATAAAGGTGATAAGTGGAAAATCGGTGCAGAGATGTATTACCAAATGGGTAAGAATGTTGCTGATCAGGATATTAGCGCATATTTTGTAGCATTGAACTTTACTTACAAAACTGATCTGACTCCAATTACGATTGGTGTGGATTATGCTTCAGGAACTGCACATGATGCAGATGCGAAGAATAACAACTCATGGAATCCTCTATATGGTACAAATCACAAGTTTTATGGATTTATGGATTACTTCTATGTAGGTAATGCACATGGCCAAAATGGAAGAAATACCGGGTTAATTGATATTTATGGTAAAGCGAACTTTAAACTAGGTAAGACCAATAAACACTCATTATTAACTTTTGTACACTATTTTATGTCTCCGGTGGAGTTATTGGATTTAACAGATCCTGCTGGAACCAGAACAGTAGATTCTGGATTAGGTACTGAGATTGATTTAGTTTACAAAGTAGTATTAACAAAAGGAGTATCTGCCAACGTAGGTTATTCTCAAATGTTTGCTACAGATTCAATGAAGCAAATTAAGAATATGGCCGATCCGGTAAACGGTTTAGCAAAAACCGGAACGAATAACTGGATGTGGTTACAAATCAACTTCGCAACAGATCTTTTGAGTATTAAAAAATAA
- a CDS encoding endonuclease gives MLRLGLLAVNILIYTNVFGQISDYYQTAFNSSDATLKQELHLIIRNHQAYSYTSSSTDVWDILKQTDQDTVNPNNVILIYSGRSVDAAQEYNGGQGWNREHVWAKSRGDFGTSTGAGTDVHHLRPCDISVNSTRNNRNFDDCVSCIDVVDDGYQTGSKRDANLWTFEPPDAVKGDVARMIFYMAVRYEGNGNEPDLELTNTLLSKSDKNPLQASLTTLLEWHRNDPVSDWERNRNEIIYTKFQKNRNPFIDYPELAEYLWGNQIGNSWNPNVTSILELGNEQGLVYPNPTSGVVNIVSQFDHAILLDQYGHEIKIEFVQGSNDLSILSQGLYVLKLIKSDGQIQYQKILKI, from the coding sequence ATGCTAAGGTTAGGGTTGTTGGCAGTTAACATATTGATCTATACCAATGTGTTTGGGCAGATTTCGGATTATTATCAAACTGCTTTTAATAGTAGTGATGCGACTTTAAAGCAAGAGTTACATCTGATTATTCGTAATCATCAAGCCTATTCGTATACATCATCATCCACCGATGTATGGGATATTCTTAAGCAGACAGATCAGGATACCGTAAACCCTAACAATGTCATTCTTATTTATTCTGGAAGAAGTGTGGATGCGGCACAGGAGTATAACGGAGGACAAGGATGGAATAGAGAACATGTTTGGGCAAAGTCACGAGGTGATTTTGGAACCAGCACAGGAGCAGGGACTGATGTACATCATTTAAGACCATGTGATATTAGTGTAAATTCTACCAGAAATAATCGAAATTTTGATGATTGTGTATCTTGTATAGATGTGGTAGATGATGGGTATCAAACAGGGTCAAAGAGAGATGCTAATTTATGGACCTTTGAACCACCTGATGCGGTGAAGGGAGATGTGGCCAGAATGATTTTTTATATGGCTGTTCGCTATGAAGGAAATGGCAACGAGCCGGATTTAGAACTTACAAATACCTTATTGAGTAAAAGTGACAAAAATCCGTTACAAGCTTCATTGACAACTTTATTAGAGTGGCACAGAAATGATCCTGTATCCGATTGGGAAAGAAATCGAAATGAGATTATATATACCAAATTTCAAAAGAATCGAAATCCCTTTATCGATTATCCCGAGCTAGCCGAATACCTATGGGGAAATCAAATTGGGAATAGTTGGAATCCGAATGTGACATCTATTTTAGAATTAGGAAACGAACAAGGTTTAGTTTATCCGAATCCCACCAGCGGAGTTGTGAATATTGTAAGCCAGTTTGATCATGCAATTCTTTTAGATCAATACGGACATGAAATAAAAATAGAATTCGTTCAGGGAAGTAATGATTTATCCATTTTATCACAGGGTTTATACGTGCTAAAACTGATAAAATCTGACGGGCAAATTCAATATCAAAAAATCCTTAAAATCTAA
- a CDS encoding NAAT family transporter, giving the protein MIEIEGLYTYAILVFTSFFTLINPIGSMPVFLGMTSTLTEEQRKKTAWKAVVIAFLTLVMFAFSGQLMFSFFGISVNSFRIVGGIIFFIMGQDMLHARLGKMKFNDEAEINSYVSDISITPLAIPMIAGPGAITNSIVLMDDANTIDQKIELILVMAFVMFITYIIFMSATRISKFLGETGNRVLMKLMGLIVMVIAVEFFFSGLTPILQDIFKV; this is encoded by the coding sequence ATGATAGAGATAGAAGGATTATATACCTACGCCATTTTAGTGTTTACATCTTTCTTTACACTGATTAACCCCATTGGATCAATGCCGGTGTTTTTAGGGATGACCTCTACATTAACAGAAGAGCAACGAAAGAAAACTGCGTGGAAGGCTGTGGTAATTGCGTTTCTTACCCTGGTGATGTTTGCCTTTTCAGGGCAGTTGATGTTTTCTTTTTTCGGAATCTCTGTGAACAGTTTCAGAATCGTAGGAGGGATTATCTTTTTTATTATGGGGCAGGATATGTTGCATGCGCGATTGGGAAAGATGAAATTTAATGATGAGGCGGAAATCAATTCTTATGTAAGTGATATATCGATTACACCATTGGCCATCCCCATGATTGCAGGACCCGGAGCAATTACGAATTCTATTGTTTTAATGGATGATGCCAATACAATTGATCAAAAAATTGAACTTATATTGGTTATGGCATTTGTTATGTTTATTACCTACATCATATTTATGAGTGCCACCAGAATTTCGAAGTTTTTAGGAGAAACAGGGAATAGGGTGCTTATGAAACTTATGGGGCTTATTGTGATGGTAATTGCGGTAGAGTTCTTTTTCAGTGGGCTTACGCCAATCTTACAAGATATCTTTAAAGTATAA